One Niabella beijingensis DNA window includes the following coding sequences:
- a CDS encoding SRPBCC family protein has translation MPVNISRITINAAPENVWDALTQPEKVKLWQFGSRLQTDWKPGGPIRFTTEWQGTVFEQWGTVLTVQPFHEIRYNLFAPRPDLEDKPEHYFIMEYRLTAADGKTDLEIRQVDDRPGAVQEAPQGEENPVLQSLKKLAESN, from the coding sequence ATGCCCGTCAATATTTCCCGCATTACGATCAACGCTGCACCCGAGAACGTATGGGATGCCCTTACCCAACCCGAAAAGGTAAAGCTATGGCAGTTCGGCAGCCGGCTGCAGACAGACTGGAAACCGGGCGGCCCGATCCGCTTTACCACGGAATGGCAGGGTACGGTCTTTGAACAATGGGGCACCGTGCTGACGGTACAGCCTTTTCACGAGATCCGTTATAATCTTTTTGCTCCAAGACCGGATCTGGAAGACAAACCGGAACATTATTTCATTATGGAATACCGCTTAACGGCGGCTGACGGAAAAACGGACCTTGAGATCCGGCAGGTCGATGACCGCCCGGGCGCCGTTCAGGAGGCGCCCCAGGGGGAAGAGAACCCGGTGCTGCAATCCCTGAAAAAGCTGGCAGAATCAAACTAA
- a CDS encoding (Fe-S)-binding protein codes for MSITTVAELFARGETPEVLFWVGCAGSFDQRAQRITRAFAAMLDKTGIKYAILGKEEMCTGDPVRRAGNEFMFQMMAYQNIQILDNYNIKKIVTACPHCFNTLKNEYPPLGGTYEVIHHTTFLQQLIEEGRIKLKEGGSFKGKKITYHDSCYLGRANDIYEAPRKVLELLDAELVEMKRCRSKGLCCGAGGAQMFKEEEKGTTRVNLERSKEAIETGASVIAAACPFCNTMMTDGIKNAEKEDTVQVLDIAEIIAGSIE; via the coding sequence ATGAGTATAACTACTGTAGCGGAGCTGTTTGCCCGGGGCGAAACGCCCGAAGTGTTGTTTTGGGTAGGATGCGCCGGTAGTTTTGATCAGCGCGCGCAGCGCATCACCCGTGCCTTTGCAGCCATGCTGGACAAAACAGGAATCAAATATGCCATCCTTGGCAAGGAGGAAATGTGTACCGGCGACCCCGTGCGGCGCGCCGGTAATGAATTTATGTTCCAGATGATGGCCTATCAGAATATACAGATACTGGATAATTATAATATCAAAAAAATCGTTACGGCCTGTCCGCATTGTTTCAATACCTTAAAAAATGAATACCCGCCCCTGGGTGGCACTTACGAGGTCATCCATCATACCACCTTTTTACAGCAACTGATCGAAGAAGGGAGGATCAAACTCAAAGAAGGCGGTTCCTTCAAAGGAAAAAAGATCACCTACCACGACAGCTGCTACCTGGGCCGCGCCAACGATATTTATGAGGCCCCGCGGAAAGTGCTGGAATTGCTGGATGCCGAACTCGTGGAGATGAAACGCTGTCGCAGCAAGGGGCTGTGTTGCGGAGCCGGTGGCGCCCAGATGTTCAAGGAAGAGGAAAAAGGCACGACAAGAGTGAACCTGGAACGCAGCAAAGAGGCCATTGAAACCGGGGCATCTGTTATTGCAGCGGCCTGCCCTTTCTGTAACACTATGATGACCGATGGCATCAAAAACGCAGAAAAAGAAGACACGGTACAGGTGCTGGATATAGCGGAGATCATTGCCGGCTCCATTGAATAA